One Methylorubrum extorquens genomic window, CGGGGCTCCGCCCACGCAGGCTTCGTCGAAGGAGGAGCGCGATCCAGCAACTTCTTCGCGATCAGCGTTCCGACGGTCTCGAAGCCCGAGGGGGGACCGCACCGCAAAGCTGTTCCTCGAACTCCTCGGCGTCCAAGTGGATCGTCATCGCGAAAGCTGTCTCAAGACCCGATTTGATTTCATCCGACAGAGCTTTTCCGCCGATATCGTCTGGGGCTTCCCAGTACATCCTACAGACGCGATCAACTTCAGCCTGGATAGTCCTACGCTTGTTTCGGAGAACAAACTCTCGTGCGCGCGCGACATTCATCCTGATCATTCCCTTCACTATGAAAAGCTGATCGGGCCGCACCCAGTTCCAGGCTTGACCGCAACCTCCGCAGCAAGGAGCTGGAGGAGTATCTCAGGCTCGCGCTCCCCCAGCACCTCCGCCTTGCGCACCACCACCGCGAAATCCCCCGCCGTCAGCAGATCGAGCCGGTCGAGCCTGGCCGGCGGCTCGGCCTCGAGGAAACGACGGAAGGGGGCGCGCCTGGTCCGGTCGCCCTGGCCCGCCACGAGCGCTCCGGCCGTAGAAGGGGGTGGGCGTACAGGCGCAGCTGAAGCAGATCGTGGCGGGTCATCGAAGCCCCTCGAACCGTGTGAGAGAGCAACACCAAGCCCACGTCAAAACTGGACGCATGACTCCGGGCTACCCCATGCGCCCGCGGCGGCAGAAACATCTGAACGCAGCCGCTTACCAACGAGGCGTCGCCTCGGGGTTGAGGCCTGAGGAACGCAGGCCGCGCGACTGCTGCAACAGTAGTCTGTCAAACCGGCGGGAGCGAGCTGTAGCTCGTGGAATGCATCCGGGGCGGTATGTCGGCAGGACGCCCGTGGTCAGAAGTGTCGAGTTTCAAACACTTGGCGGGGGACGGAAGGGGGCGATTTCGGTGATGCGCTCACGCGGGTAAGCTCTGCCGCGCTCAGGGACTGAAAGCGAAGTAGCACCCGTCATGAACAGAGGAAAGAGTGCGGTCTGGCAAGTCGCATCTGCTGCAAGATCTTGGTGCGGCGCCACTCGTTGACGAAAGCCATCCTTCATGATTGGCTATTCGCACGGGACTGGATATTAACGCCGCGAACACGATTGATCCGCGTCAAGCTGACTATTGCGTGCAGTGGGCATCCCGGGGACGCTCACCCGCCCCCGGGATGCCTGTATTTCTATCGTGGTGCCGCCGCTGTCAGTCCGCCGACTCGCGCAGGATGCTGCTCTCCTCGACAAGTCGCGTGAGGCGTTCCGTGGCCTCAAGCCAGAAGGTGTGCAGGTCAACCCGGCTCGTGTACCGCCAGAGCGTCGTGCTGTGATAGCCGATCCGAAGCTTGAACCCCGTGGAGGTCGTCTTGCCTTCCCACTGATGCTTGTCGAGGTCTAGATGCAGATAAACCGGGTGCTCGTTCATCATGCCCGGTACGGCAGATGTATAGAACTGAATCTCCATCAAGTTGTAAGCGCGTAGCGTCTGGGGGGCCAGGACGTACGTGATAGGCTCTTCGTCCGTGCCGCCCTTTGTCTTCCAGACGGTCTCGCCTTTGGGTTCGGCGGAGAGGGAAACCAGTTCCTGGTCGGGGGGCACGATCCAGCGCTGGAACAGCTCCGGGTCGGTCCAGGCACGATAGATTTCGTTCCTGCGTGCGACCACGAATCGGTCGATCGTGAACGTGATGGCGGGCTCCGCAGCCTTGTACCCATCGTCGTTGAACGGCGGCAGTGGTGGTGGTGCGTCGGTCACAGCTTACCCCTGAGTTTCAGGTCTAGAGTTGCCGCAGGAAAGAGATTCGCAAGAACACTGACTCGTTTTCTGCGTAGTCTCTCTGCCTGCTCGTCCGATATATTCGGCATCTGTTCGCGCGAGCATGCGGACGCAGGGTGATTTTCAGTCGACCCTCGCATCGTTCTGAGTTTTCGTGCCTCTCGGGCCTCGGACAAGCGGGGGCGAGCTGCAGCTCGCTGGGTGCGCCCGAGGCGGCATGTCGGCAGAACGTCCATGGTCAGACGCGCCGAGTTTCAAACACTTGGTGGCGCGCGGATCGGTGCGAAAAGGGCGATGCAGTCGCGCGGGTGGTGCCGTCACGTACGGCACGGCTGGCGGTGCTGTGCCGTCGCGTACGCCTGCTCCTCCAGGCGTCGGAGCCAGAGGTCCGCGATGTCGCTCAGCGTGTCAGGTTGCGGGGCCACCAGGGTTCGCGCACGAAGTGGAAGGACAGGGTCACACGGGTGGTGATTGTCGGCCCCGGCTGGAGAAGCGGGCTCAGGTCAGCGGTCGGCGCGAAGGAGTGCGCCCCGCGAACATCAAGGACGGCCTCGTCATCCCCAGTCTCGGCCGTGAGGCGCCAGATCGAGAGGTGTCGCGTCCGGAGGGGTGGCGCTCGCTGATGCCGCTCTGTGGGCAATGAAGCGTTACCGCGCCACGACCTTCTAGAACTGGATCGAGGTCGATCGTGATTGGGTGTGGTCGTTGCCGATCTGCCGCCGACGGCGTGAACAAGCTTGGGTGACGCAGGATCCGCGCGAGATAGTGCGGGGCGGCATTGAAGCGGCGGCTTGTTGTGAGCGCGGCGATGCACCAGCGATGATCGTCGTGGTGAAAAAGCATCAAGGGGCGCCCCGTGGGAGGGACGCCGCACCGGGTGCTGCAGCGGCGGCTTTGGTAAGGGCGCAATGACACTAGTGGTGCGAGTCTAACACTTGGTGCCCGCGCCTTGCGGCCTGGATGATGCGATCCGGGTCGGCGGTCCAGGTGAAGGGCTTGGGGTCGCCGTTGCTCTCGGCGATGAAGCGTTTGATGGCCGCCTGTACCTCGATCAGCGATCCGAACACGCCGCGTCGCAGGCGGCGTTTTGCGAGCTTGGCGAAGAAGCCCTCAACGGCGTTGAGCCACGAGGCTGAGGTCGGGGTGAAATGGAAGGTCCAGCGTGGGTGGCGATCGAGCCAGGCGCGGACCTTCGGGTGCTTGTGAACGGCATAGTTGTCCAGGATCGCGTGGACGATCTTGCCCGCCGGAACCGCCGCCTCGACCGCGTTGAGGAAACGGATGAACTCCTGATGCCGGTGGCGCTGCATGCAGCGGCCAATCACCTTGCCCTCCAGGATGTCCAGAGCGGCAAACAGGGTCGTCGTGCCGTGGCGCTTGTAGTCGTGGGTGCGCGTCGTCGGCTGGCCCGGCTTCATCGGCAACGGGGCCTGCGTGCGGGCGAGCGCTTGGATCTGGCTCTTCTCGTCGACCGAAAGCACGACGGCATGGGCGGGCGGATCGACGTAGAGCCCGACGACGTCACGCAATTTGGCAGCGAAGGCCGGGTCGGTAGAGAGCTTGAACTGCCGGACCCGGTGTGGCTGTAGGCCGTGCCTCCGCCAGATCCGCTGCACCGACGAAATGCTTATGGCTGTGACCTTGCTCATGGCGGCGGCCGTCCAATGCGT contains:
- a CDS encoding IS630 family transposase, which gives rise to MRSDISFTLSASDRLRLEALVADRNTPQKHVWRARIVLLSADGIGTHAIMREAAVSKTAVWRWQDRFAQEGVEGLLRDKTRPARIPPLGPEVAARVVALTQEDPPGETTHWTAAAMSKVTAISISSVQRIWRRHGLQPHRVRQFKLSTDPAFAAKLRDVVGLYVDPPAHAVVLSVDEKSQIQALARTQAPLPMKPGQPTTRTHDYKRHGTTTLFAALDILEGKVIGRCMQRHRHQEFIRFLNAVEAAVPAGKIVHAILDNYAVHKHPKVRAWLDRHPRWTFHFTPTSASWLNAVEGFFAKLAKRRLRRGVFGSLIEVQAAIKRFIAESNGDPKPFTWTADPDRIIQAARRGHQVLDSHH